A section of the Triticum dicoccoides isolate Atlit2015 ecotype Zavitan chromosome 7A, WEW_v2.0, whole genome shotgun sequence genome encodes:
- the LOC119327925 gene encoding BTB/POZ and MATH domain-containing protein 1-like: MVGSAALQLKVDYEQVKQLPTGTAVHSYVFSAAGHSWRIDCYRHGSDKDDTGEFFSIFVRHMSKTTRVKAIVEAFLMDRNGEPCKAFTRRSCVHDFSINNDGDDKNCSGDDADDDGDNWGWSKFVQGATLEKYYVTEGHVTFGCTVMVLLDDGSIPVPPSDIGIHLGSVLDRNDGTDISFIVEGETFGAHRVVLAARSPVFRAELFGSMAEATRTSITLHDITPKTFKVMLRFLYTDELPAEIELGDSSNEMFQNLLIAADRYALDRLKIICAKKIWDNVSIDTVSTTLACAETYTCPQLKSNCINFLLLEENFKEAALTEGFALLVLKFPLIIAELKNRVRTYHSTPSVP, from the coding sequence ATGGTGGGTTCTGCTGCTCTCCAGCTCAAAGTAGACTACGAGCAAGTCAAACAGCTTCCTACGGGCACGGCCGTCCACTCATACGTCTTCTCCGCCGCGGGGCACAGTTGGAGGATTGACTGCTACCGGCATGGGTCCGATAAGGACGACACGGGCGAGTTTTTCTCTATCTTCGTCAGGCACATGAGCAAAACCACAAGAGTCAAAGCCATCGTGGAGGCCTTTCTGATGGACAGGAATGGCGAACCATGTAAAGCTTTCACAAGAAGGTCATGTGTTCATGACTTCTCAATCAACAACGACGGTGATGATAAAAATTGCAGTGGTGATGATGCTGACGATGACGGTGACAACTGGGGGTGGAGCAAGTTCGTCCAAGGAGCTACTTTGGAGAAATATTACGTCACAGAAGGACACGTCACATTTGGGTGCACCGTCATGGTCTTATTAGATGACGGCTCTATTCCCGTGCCACCTTCAGATATCGGGATCCATCTCGGCTCCGTGCTAGATCGCAACGACGGGACTGATATATCATTCATCGTCGAAGGTGAGACATTCGGTGCGCACCGGGTGGTGCTTGCCGCCCGCTCACCGGTATTTAGAGCAGAGCTCTTCGGTTCCATGGCTGAGGCTACAAGGACATCCATCACACTACACGACATCACGCCTAAGACATTCAAAGTTATGCTTCGATTTCTATACACTGATGAATTGCCTGCAGAAATTGAGCTTGGTGATTCTTCCAATGAGATGTTTCAGAATCTACTTATTGCAGCTGATCGCTATGCACTTGACCGCCTGAAGATTATTTGTGCTAAAAAAATATGGGACAATGTATCGATAGATACAGTTTCAACTACTTTAGCTTGCGCCGAAACATATACTTGTCCGCAATTGAAGAGCAATTGCATTAACTTCTTGTTATTGGAGGAAAATTTCAAGGAGGCAGCGCTCACTGAAGGTTTTGCATTGTTGGTTTTGAAATTCCCATTGATCATTGCTGAGCTCAAAAATAGGGTTAGGACAtaccatagtactccctctgtcccataa